The window AGAGTATCCAAGGTCTTTAAGTTTTGATACAAGCGCATCTTGTATTCGTTTTTCTAATTCAAATTCGTTCACTATTTCCACCTTGTTTACGATATCGTAAACAAGAGCCTAATAGTAAACACTCTGGTTGTCAATAGTGATATTTCCCTATAAATTTCATCCTCAAGCAACCTAAATCAAGGGATAGTCTATTCATTCATCCATGTCTCTAGAGATTTAAGATATGCGTTCCTCAGGAGACCTCCAACGCTTTAAGTGGTCAAGGGCATCCACGCTGTCGTTCATTTCACTTAGTTTGAAGCGTTCAAACTTTTTGCCTACACGCAGTCAGAGATAGCGGCCCATCTTGAATTGGATAATACTACCATCAGCAAGATTGTAAACAAAACCAACTAAATAGGTCAGACTCGCCACAATTTATCCCCAATCAGTTCCCCGGTCAGGACGAGTAGAGGCCTCACGCCTCCAAGCTGGCGAACATGCCGGACGAATAAGAAAAGGCGGCCTCTGGGCCGCCTTTGAAACAGTAATTGTGTAGCTGAATTTATACTCTAAACTTTTTCCTGAAGACTCCAATCCCCACCAGGGCGGTTCCGAAAAGGAGGAGGGTGGAGGGTTCAGGAACCCTTCTAACCAGGTAGTCCTGCTTATCAGCATTTTTGGCAAGCATCCAGTTGTAGGTAAGAACGATGCTGCCGGGCTCGCCGGGCACACTATCCAGGATGCCTTGAACAGTAGTGGTATGAAATGTCGAGGTGAAGTTACCGTCATCGATGAGAAGGTCATTATAATCTGTGAGGACTTCCCAGATGGCGACTTGCGCCTCAGCGGTCTTTGAGTCGTGATCTTCGTTTGGGTCGGGTGGGGCGTCCAGGTCTGCGTAATTTTCTGCAATCCATGCCATAATCAAATATTTATCGTCCGCTGGAAGCGGGTCAAGACTATACTCTGTCGACTCGTAAGGGGCGTCTTGAGCCAAATCGACACAAAAGGCCTGGTCATATGTTAGGCCCCCGTCAAAGGAAACATCGTAATCGAGATAAAACGTGCCAGTTGGTCCAGAGTTAACGTCGATGTATCCAAATGGAGAACTCCATCCGATCTGCAACGGGATGGCGTTTCCATTCACTGGCAAGGTCCAAGCAAGCGCAACTAAAGCCATGGCAAATACAATCTTTTTCATAAGTCCTCCAGCTGTTAGTTCGTCGACCAGTTGACTCCACATATGTTAGCAAGAACGGTGCCAAAACCTAAACAATTGAAATATATAGGGAAACAAAATTTGAGTGGGAAAAATATTGCATAGTTTCGGCAATGCTCTTCTCTTTATGATACCTTAACTGGCCGTCTCCTTTCGGAGGGTACTGGTGCAGTTGGTTTATCCCGAAAACTTCCGCCTGAAGGCCCCGATGCCTACCAGGCCTTTCCCGATGGACAGCCTGCATCTTGCCGGGGGTTTTTTCCCTAACCCAGAACCATCATTTTCATCGAAGGAGGGTCTTACTTCAGTGCAAGCGGATAATGTGCGAGATCAGGGGTTGTACTCGTGTTGTTGGGGTTTTCCCTGACGGCAATCAACAAGATCGCCAGCAAAACCAAATGAACAAGTCAGACCCACCATAATTCACCCCAGAAGCCACCGCCTGAAGCCACCTGGGGGCTTCTCGGGGCCAGAGAAGCCCCCGAAGTTTTGTTATTTACATTATACCTTTTAGGGTATAACTAACGATCTTTAATAGGCCAATTGCACCCGAAGGGGTATAGTTTGCAAATATTTGCATTGACGTTATACCCTATAGGGTGTAATGTTCCCGTAAGTTTATCTGTACTATACCCGAAGGGGTATATCTCGATGAAATATAATATGGAGTTGACCGATATGATTACTGGACAAAAGGTAAAAGAGCTGAGAAAGCGCACAGGCCTTACCCAAGAGGCTCTGGCCGTTAGGAGCGGTGTCGGACTGCGATTCGTTCGGGAACTCGAACAGGGGAAGAATACGGTGCGCATGGACAAAGTCGACCAGGTGCTTGCGCTGTTCGGATACCACCTGGAACCTGTCAAGGACAAGATCTA is drawn from bacterium BMS3Abin14 and contains these coding sequences:
- a CDS encoding PEP-CTERM motif protein — protein: MKKIVFAMALVALAWTLPVNGNAIPLQIGWSSPFGYIDVNSGPTGTFYLDYDVSFDGGLTYDQAFCVDLAQDAPYESTEYSLDPLPADDKYLIMAWIAENYADLDAPPDPNEDHDSKTAEAQVAIWEVLTDYNDLLIDDGNFTSTFHTTTVQGILDSVPGEPGSIVLTYNWMLAKNADKQDYLVRRVPEPSTLLLFGTALVGIGVFRKKFRV
- a CDS encoding anaerobic benzoate catabolism transcriptional regulator yields the protein MKYNMELTDMITGQKVKELRKRTGLTQEALAVRSGVGLRFVRELEQGKNTVRMDKVDQVLALFGYHLEPVKDKI